A genomic region of Eucalyptus grandis isolate ANBG69807.140 chromosome 5, ASM1654582v1, whole genome shotgun sequence contains the following coding sequences:
- the LOC104445643 gene encoding laccase-14 has translation MGTFLGFMVTLTLLFCMAQGEVLFYDFVLNETPIEMLCETNRSVITVNGLFPGPEIRAHKGDTIHVNVTNLGPYGITIHWHGVRQIRYPWSDGPEYITQCPIPTNSSFLQKIKLTEEEGTLWWHAHSDWSRATIHGPIIILPVNDTNYPYEFDKQHTIVLSEWYARDTKDIIDEALESGGDPDLSVAYTINGQPGDSYTCSNDSAYNITVVQGKTYLLRIIHAGLNEEMFFGIAEHNLTVVGMDGAYLKPLNTEYLMITPGQTMDVLVTANQTIDRYYMVFSPFVDTDASSNENVTRGIFQYSGSNSSETPVLPELPGFTNKSDAGNFTIQLRSLNSEEHPSTVPTNITRNITITVSVNQQPCPANKTCTGPDGSMHSASLNNISFSAPSISILQAYYNNLLGVYNKTFPDEPPFVFDYTGNVSALGEAANVSTEVLMINYNEEVEIRFQGTNFGAAENHPMHLHGYSFYVVGMGDGNFSDSYVSDYNTVDPPYINTVGLPKNGWTAIRFKADNPGVWFMHCHLERHASWGMDTVLIVGDGKLKHQKVYPPPKDMPPCTVS, from the exons aTGGGAACATTTCTAGGGTTTATGGTCACTCTGACCCTGCTCTTCTGCATGGCTCAAGGCGAAGTCCTCTTCTATGATTTCGTG TTAAACGAGACACCTATTGAGATGTTGTGTGAGACAAATCGGAGTGTAATAACTGTGAACGGTCTATTTCCTGGGCCAGAGATCCGTGCTCACAAGGGCGATACTATTCACGTTAATGTCACCAACTTAGGACCTTATGGAATCACTATCCACTG GCACGGAGTGAGACAAATACGATATCCTTGGTCTGACGGCCCGGAATACATCACACAATGCCCCATCCCTACGAACTCAAGCTTCCTTCAAAAAATCAAGCTCACCGAGGAAGAGGGCACATTATGGTGGCATGCTCACAGCGACTGGTCACGTGCCACTATACATGGTCCTATAATCATTTTGCCTGTCAACGACACCAACTACCCTTACGAGTTTGACAAGCAACACACAATCGTGCTCT CTGAATGGTATGCGAGAGATACGAAGGACATAATCGATGAGGCTCTTGAATCCGGAGGCGATCCAGACTTGTCCGTGGCCTATACCATCAATGGTCAACCCGGAGACAGTTATACATGCTCTAATG ATTCAGCGTACAATATAACAGTTGTGCAAGGAAAAACGTATCTCCTTCGGATCATACATGCCGGGTTGAACGAAGAGATGTTCTTTGGCATAGCTGAGCACAATCTCACTGTGGTCGGAATGGATGGAGCTTATTTAAAGCCGCTTAATACTGAGTACCTCATGATAACTCCCGGTCAAACAATGGATGTTTTGGTCACTGCGAACCAAACCATCGATCGCTACTATATGGTTTTCAGTCCTTTTGTGGACACCGATGCCTCATCCAACGAAAACGTCACTAGGGGGATATTCCAATACAGCGGTAGTAACAGCTCAGAGACTCCTGTGTTACCCGAGCTTCCAGGTTTTACAAATAAGAGCGATGCTGGAAACTTTACTATTCAATTGAGGAGTTTGAATAGTGAAGAACATCCGTCCACAGTTCCAACCAACATCACAAGAAACATTACAATCACGGTGTCCGTGAATCAGCAGCCATGTCCTGCTAATAAAACATGTACCGGTCCAGACGGCTCTATGCATTCGGCAAGCTTGAACAACATAAGTTTTTCAGCTCCCTCAATTAGCATTCTCCAAGCATACTACAA CAATCTTCTAGGAGTCTACAACAAAACTTTTCCAGATGAACCACCTTTCGTGTTCGACTACACCGGGAATGTTTCAGCCTTAGGGGAAGCTGCCAATGTGAGTACCGAAGTGTTGATGATTAACTATAATGAGGAGGTCGAAATAAGATTCCAGGGGACCAATTTCGGAGCAGCGGAGAATCACCCCATGCATTTGCACGGCTATAGCTTTTACGTCGTTGGAATGGGTGATGGAAATTTTAGTGACTCCTATGTATCGGATTATAATACAGTGGATCCGCCCTATATTAACACCGTCGGACTCCCCAAAAATGGGTGGACAGCAATCAGATTCAAAGCCGATAATCCAG GAGTATGGTTCATGCACTGTCACTTAGAACGCCATGCGAGCTGGGGAATGGACACAGTCCTCATCGTTGGAGACGGGAAGCTAAAGCATCAGAAGGTGTATCCGCCACCCAAAGACATGCCTCCTTGTACCGTGTCTTAA